One segment of Clarias gariepinus isolate MV-2021 ecotype Netherlands chromosome 6, CGAR_prim_01v2, whole genome shotgun sequence DNA contains the following:
- the sp3b gene encoding transcription factor Sp3 isoform X5, giving the protein MTAPEQPVKQQEMAALDADGGHSDFLQPAAGASASDQQTTDLTSIQLTGSSDRWEVLTSVSGGKEDSGVVHLPSAGIVGTNGQYVVPLQTLPGQSQSVFVTAGTDGTSANGIQYQVIPQLQSADAASLGYTTSTGDGTDIAILPDGTQGISTATNTNDLQGLLAQTGHMQQIPGVSLAGGGFAGQGQVVANMPVGLPGNITFVPINSLSSADLESLGLAGAQTIATGITADGQLIMTGDTATQNTLDKTNSANNTFVPPTSTSSSSAAATSLPETIDGTGVLTQATAVSAGHQDPSFVHQNHVPVSVPSAMPANSEPVVQLVPAQTADGAAAQALQSVQLLNAGTFLIQAQTVSPTGQIQWQTFQVQGVQNLQNLQLSGAGGMASPQLTIAPVQTLALGQPGTSMSAGQIPNLQTVTVNSIAQNEHTMESPSDIHIKEEPDSDDWALSGDSTLNTSDLSHLRVRMLDEETEGVGQEGKRLRRVACTCPNCKEAGGRGSGTGKKKQHICHIPGCGKVYGKTSHLRAHLRWHSGERPFICSWSYCGKRFTRSDELQRHRRTHTGEKKFMCPQCSKRFMRSDHLAKHIKTHLNKKGLNSAPAAGQTEPVGGTAPPPDSILPGGGATLILTSVPQGGAQDILSNSDLPLQLVTVSASEVME; this is encoded by the exons CCCCAGAACAGCCAGTGAAGCAGCAGGAAATGGCTGCCTTGGACGCGGACGGCGGTCACAGCGACTTTCTGCAGCCCGCCGCAGGAGCCTCCGCCTCGGACCAG CAGACGACAGACCTCACGTCCATCCAGCTCACCGGCTCGTCCGACCGCTGGGAGGTGCTCACCTCGGTCTCCGGTGGTAAAGAGGACTCGGGTGTCGTCCACTTACCCAGCGCAGGGATTGTGGGCACCAACGGGCAGTATGTCGTGCCACTGCAGACTCTACCCGGGCAGAGCCAGTCTGTTTTCGTCACCGCCGGGACCGATGGCACCAGCGCCAACGGCATCCAGTACCAGGTCATCCCGCAGCTCCAGAGCGCGGACGCGGCGTCACTGGGTTACACTACGTCCACCGGCGACGGAACCGACATCGCCATACTGCCGGACGGAACGCAGGGCATCTCTACGGCGACAAACACCAATGACCTGCAGGGTTTGCTGGCGCAGACTGGACACATGCAGCAAATCCCGGGTGTCTCGTTGGCAGGAGGCGGGTTTGCGGGTCAGGGCCAGGTGGTGGCCAACATGCCCGTCGGATTGCCCGGAAACATCACGTTCGTGCCAATTAACAGCCTGAGCAGCGCCGACTTGGAGTCCCTGGGCCTGGCAGGCGCTCAGACGATCGCTACCGGCATTACAGCCGACGGGCAGCTCATCATGACGGGCGACACCGCGACCCAGAACACGCTGGATAAAACCAACAGCGCCAACAACACCTTCGTGCCACCGACGTCTacgtcctcctcctccgccgccGCCACGTCGCTGCCCGAAACGATAGACGGCACCGGGGTTCTAACCCAAGCCACGGCTGTTTCGGCCGGCCATCAAGATCCGTCCTTCGTCCATCAGAACCACGTGCCTGTCTCCGTGCCTTCTGCCATGCCTGCGAACTCCGAGCCTGTGGTCCAACTGGTGCCTGCGCAGACGGCAGACGGCGCTGCGGCGCAGGCGCTACAAAGCGTGCAGCTGCTCAACGCCGGCACTTTTCTGATTCAGGCGCAGACCGTCTCGCCTACGGGACAGATCCAGTGGCAGACCTTTCAGGTGCAGGGAGTGCAGAACCTACAGAACTTGCAGCTCTCCGGCGCCGGCGGAATGGCGTCGCCACAGCTCACAATCGCGCCTGTGCAGACGCTGGCGCTCGGGCAGCCTGGCACCAGCATGTCAGCGGGACAAATCCCCAACCTGCAGACGGTCACAGTCAACTCCATCGCGCAAAACGAGCACACCATGGAGAGTCCctcag ACATTCACATCAAGGAGGAACCTGACTCGGACGATTGGGCGCTAAGCGGAGACTCCACCCTGAACACCAGCGACCTGTCTCACCTCCGCGTGCGCATGCTGGACGAGGAGACGGAGGGGGTGGGGCAGGAGGGGAAGAGGCTCCGGAGGGTGGCTTGTACCTGTCCTAACTGCAAGGAGGcaggggggag aGGCTCAGGCACGGGCAAGAAGAAGCAGCACATTTGTCACATCCCCGGCTGTGGGAAGGTCTACGGTAAAACGTCTCACTTGCGCGCTCACCTGCGCTGGCACTCGGGCGAGAGGCCCTTCATCTGCTCCTGGAGTTACTGCGGCAAGAGATTCACACGCAGCGACGAGCTACAGCGCCACCGCCGGACACACACGG GAGAGAAGAAGTTCATGTGTCCGCAGTGCTCTAAGCGCTTCATGCGCAGCGACCATTTGGCCAAACACATTAAAACTCACCTGAACAAAAAAGGGTTAAACTCGGCGCCCGCGGCAGGACAAACCGAGCCCGTCGGCGGCACCGCCCCCCCTCCGGACAGCATCCTCCCTGGGGGTGGGGCCACGCTCATCCTGACCAGTGTACCCCAGGGTGGCGCCCAAGACATCCTCTCAAACTCTGACCTCCCGCTTCAGCTGGTCACTGTGTCTGCCAGTGAGGTCATGGAATGA